The DNA sequence ACGGCGTTCACCTCGTGGATGCTGGCCCCACTCTTTAGGAGGGCTTCGGTGAGGGCCCGCTTCTCCTCTAGGGAGACCCCCAAGGGGGCGCACCAAAGCGCGCTCCCGCCCCCCGAGACCAGGGCCAGGACCCGGGTCTTGGGGGAAAGCGCCCGCAGGAGCTCCAAAACCTCCTCCGCCGCCTTTAGGCTTTCCCCGTCCGGAACCGGGTGGCGGGCGAAGCGGGCCCTAAGGCCCAAAGCCTCCTGCCCCCGGGGAAGGGTGAGGTGGTAGGGCACCTCCCCATAGCGGTCCAGGGCGGCCCGGAGCATGGGGGCCGCTGCCTTGCCCACCGCCAGGACCAGATCGGGCCGCCAGGGGGGGAGCCACCCCAGGGTGAGGCGGTAGGGGTCCGTGGCCTGCAGGGCCTGGAAGAAGGCTTCCTTCAGGAGGGCTTCCACCTCAGGCTTCCGCCCCTTCCTCCGGGCTTTTCCCTTCGTAGAGGAGCTCTAAAAGCTCCGCCAGGTGGAGCACGGGGACTCCGTCCAGGTAGCGCCGGATCTGCGTTTGGCAGCCGATGTTGCCTGTGACCACCAGGTCGGCCCCCGTGGCCTCTAGGTTTTCCGCCTTGCGCCGCCCTAGGACCTCGGCGATCTCCGGCTGGAAGAGGTTGTAGGTGCCCGCGCTCCCGCAGCAGAGCTCCGCCTCCTTGGGCTCCAGGACCTCCACCCCCGCCGCCCGGAGGAGCCGCCTGGGGGGGTCCTTGACCTTCTGGGCGTGCAGGAGGTGGCAGGCGTCGTGGTAGGCCACCCGCAGGGGGCGGGGAGGGGGTGGGGGCGGGAGGAAGCCCAGCTCGTCCAGGAGGACGGAGAGGTCCTTCACCTTGGCGGCGAAGGCCCGGGCCTCCTCCTCCTCGGCCTCCCCCAGGAAGAGGAGGGGGTACTCCTTCATCCCCGAGCCGCACCCGGCGGCGTTGGAGACGACCGCGTCCACCTCCCGGAAGGCCCGCAGGGTGTTCCGGGCGAGGGCCCGGGCCCCCTCCTTGTCCCCGGCGTGGAGGTTCAGGGCCCCGCAGCACCCCTGCCCCTCGGGCAGGACCACCTCCACCCCGTTTTCCTGCAGGACCCGGATGGTGGCGCGGTTGATGCTGGGCCGGAGGACCCGCTGGGCGCAGCCCAAAAGGAGGCCCACCCGGGCCCTCCTCTCTCCCTTGGCCGGGTAGACCCGCGCCAGGGCCTCCTCCTGGGGCAGGCGCTCGGGAAGGAGGTCCAGGGGGGCCTTCAGGGCCTTGGGGAGGGGAAGGGGGCCCAAGAGGGGCTTCAGCCGGGTCCCCAGCTCCGCCAAAGGGCGGAAGCGCTGGGGGTAGGGGAGGGTGCGGAGGAGGCCCAGGCGGTAGACCTCCTCAAAGGGGGAGCGGTGCCGCTTCGTTTCCGTGTGCAGGCGGAAGGTGGCGATGAGCTCCCCGTAGGGCACCCCGCTCGGGCAGGCGGTGACGCAAGCCTGGCAGGCCAGGCACCGGTCCAGGTAGGGGAGGGCCTCCTCCAGGGGAAGCTCCCCTTCCAGGACCGTTTTCATCAGGTAGATCCGGCCCCGGGGGGAGTCCATCTCCTCCTCCAGGACCTGGTAGGTGGGGCAGGCGGGGAGGCAGAAGCCGCAGTGGACGCAGGCCTCTATGGCGTGGGCCATCGCCTCGCCCTCCTTGCCCAGGGTTTCCACGGGTATGCGGTGCTGCATCTTTCCTCCTAGCTTAGGGGAAAGCGGCCTCGAGGGTCCAGGGCCCGCTTCACCTTCAGGAAGAAGGGGTCCTGGGGGGGCGGGAAGAGGGGGTCTGGGACCTCCCCCTTCAGGACCAGGTGGGGGACGCCCAGGGCCTTGAGCCGCTCCCGCTCCTCGGGCTCCAGGCCCGCGTAGACCGCCTCCCCCCCGGCGATGTACCGCCTGGGGCCCGCCAGGAGGGCCTCGAGGCGGGGTATCTCCGGAAGCTTGGCGGGGATCTTGACCAGGAGGGGGCCGTAGGCGAGCCGCCTCGCCTCCTCCCAGTAGGCCTCGTCCTCCTCCACCACCTCGCCCCCGCCCAGGAGGGCCTGGAGCCGTTCCACCCGGAGGGGGAGGCTCTCAGGGAGCCCCCCCAGCCGGACCCACAAGGTGGCGGGGGGTTCCAGGTCCAGGGCCATCAGGTCCAGGGCCAGAAGGCGCTCCATGCGTTCCAGGGCTTCCTCGAGGCGGCCAAGGGCCAGCCTCAGGGTGGCCGTGGAGCGGGGGTAGGGGAAGACCTTGAAGGAGAGCTCCACCATCACCCCGAAGGCCCCCAAGGACCCCACCATCAGCCGGTGGAAGCCGAACCCGGCGGCGTTCTTCACCACCTTGCCCCCGGCCCGGACCAGCCGGCCCTCCCCGTCCACGAACCGCACCCCCAGGATGAAGTCCCGCACCCCCCCGAAGCGGTGGCGCAAGGGGCCGGAAAGCCCCGCGGCCACCGTCCCCCCCAGGGTCGCCCCCTCGTGGGCCAGGGGAGGGTGGAAGGGCAGGTGTTGGCCGTGGGCCCGGAGGAGGGCCTCCACCTCCGCCACCGGCGTGCCGGCCAAGGCAGTGAAGACGAACTCCTCCGGCGCATACTCCAAGACCCCCCGGAGCCCCGAGAGGTCCAGGACCTCCTCCCCTTCCCGGGGGGCCGAGAGGGCGGGCTTCGTCCCACCGGCTTGGACCCGGAGCCTTCCCGCCTGCCGCACCGCCTCCTGGACCTCTTCCACGCTTCTTGGGCGCATCTACCCCCCTGGGAAGACCTTCCCCCGGTTGGCCAGCCTCCCGGGGTCCACCTCGAGCCGCACCCGCTCCATGGCCTCCAGGTCCTGGGGGGAGAACATCTCCGCCAGGTAGGCCCGCTTCTCCATCCCCACCCCGTGCTCCCCGGTGACCGAGCCCCCGAGCCGGATACACAGCCGGAGGATCTCCCCGGCCAGGGCCTCGGCCCGCTCCAGCTCACCGGGCTTCTTCCCGTCGTAGAGGACCAGGGGGTGGAGGTTGCCGTCGCCCGCGTGGAAGACGTTGGCCACCCGGAGGCCGTAGGCCTGGGAGAGGCGCTGGATCTCCCGCAAAGCCTCCCCCAGGCGGCTTCGCGGCACCACCCCGTCCTGGACCAAATAGTCCGGGGAGAGGCGGCCCACGGCGCTGAAGGCCGCCTTCCGCCCCTTCCAGATCCGCTGCCTCTCCTCCTCCGTCCGCGCCACCCGGACCTCGTAGGCCCCGCTTTGGGCGATGACCTCCTCCAAAAGCCGGGCCTCCGCCTCCACCTCCGGGGCCTCGCCTTCCAGCTCCACGATGAGCAGGGCCTCCGCCTGGGGGTAGCCCGCCCCCACCGCGGCCTCCGCCGCCTCTATGGCCAGCCGGTCCATGATCTCCATCGCCCCCGGGAGGAGGCCGGCCCCGATCACCCGGCTCACCGCCTCCCCCGCCCCCTCTAGGGTCTCGTAGGCGGCCAGGAGGGTGTGGTACCGCTCGGGCCGGGGCAGGAGGCGCAGGGTGACCTGGAGGGCGATGCCCAGAAGCCCCTCCGAGCCCACGAAGAGGCCCAGGAGGTCGGGGCCCACCCCCTCCAGGCCCTCCCCGCCCAGGTGGACCACCTCCCCCGTGGCCAGGACCACCTTGGCCCCCAGGACGTGGTTCGCGGTCATCCCGTAGCGGAGGCAGTGGGCCCCCCCGGAGTTGAAGGCCAGGTTCCCCCCGATGGTGGAGACGGGCTGGCTCGAGGGGTCGGGGGCGTAGTAGAGGCCGTAGGGGAAGGCGGCCTTGGAAACCTCCAGGTTCACCACCCCGGGCTCCACCACCGCGATGCGCCGCACCGGGTCCAGGCGCAGGATGCGGTTCATGCGGTTGAGGGCGATGACCACCCCCCCCTCCACGGGGAGGGAGCCCCCGGAGAGGCTCGTCCCCGAGCCCCGGGCCACGAAGGGGAGGCCCAGCTCGCGGCAGAGCCGGACCGTGCGCACCACCTCCTCCTCCGTCTCGGGGAGGACCACCGCCAAAGGGCGGGCCCGGTAGGCGGTGAGGGCGTCCGACTCGTAGGGGACGAGCTCCGCCTCCCGGGTGAGGAGGCGGGAGGGGGGGTAGATGGCCCGCAGGGCCTTCAGGGGGTCCATCCTTCCCTCAGTCTATGTACTCGTAGGCGATCAGGGTGAGGAACTCCGGGAACTCCTCCGAAAGGACGAGCCGGTCCAGGATCTCCTCCGCCTCCCGGTAGCGGCCCACCTCCCTACCCCCAAGCTTGGCGAGCTCCTCCTCCTTGACCTTTTGGTAGAGCTCGGGGGTGATGGTCCGGCCGTCCTCCAGGGTGGCCTTCCGGTGCACCCACTGCCAGAGCTGGGCCCGGCTGATCTCGGCGGTGGCCGCGTCCTCCATGAGGTTGAAGATGGCCGCCGCCCCGTTGCCCAGAAGCCACTGGTTCAGGTACTGGAGGGCCACGCTGATGTTGTTCCGGAGGCCCGCCTCCGTGATCTTCCCGCCGGGGACCCGGAAGTCCAAAAGGTCCTCCGCCCGCACCTGGACGTCCTCCCGCTTCACGTGCTTCTGGTGGGGCCTGTCCCCCAAATAGCGGTCAAAAACCTCCATGGCCACGGGCACCAGGTCGGGGTGGGCCACCCAGGTGCCGTCGTAGCCCTGGGAGGCCTCCCGTTCCTTGTCGGCCCGGACCTGTTGGAAGGCCCGCTCGTTCACCTCGGGGTCCTTGCGGCTCGGGATGAAGGCGGCCATCCCCCCGATGGCGTGGGCCTCGTGGATGTGGCAGGACTTGACCAGGAGCTCCGTGTAGGCCTTCATGAAGGGGACGGTCATGGTCACCTGGGCCCGGTCGGGGAAGATGGGCGCCTGGTGGGCGAACTTCTTGATGCAGCTGAAGATGTAGTCCCACCGGCCGGCGTTGAGCCCGGCGGCGTGCTCCTTGAGCTCGTAGAGGATCTCCTCCATCTCAAAGGCCGCCAGGATGGTTTCTATGAGGACGGTGGCCCGGATGGTGCCCCGGGGGAGGCCCAGGTAGTCCTGGGCGAAGTTGAAGACCTGGTTCCAGAGGCGGGCCTCGAGGTGGCTTTCCAGCTTGGGCAGGTAGAAGTAGGGGCCGCTTCCCCGCCTTAAGAGCTCGTGGGCGTTGTGGAAGAAGTAGAGCCCGAAGTCGAAGAGGCTGCCCGAGATGGGCTCCCCGTCCACCCGGACGTGCTTCTCCGAAAGGTGCCAGCCCCGGGGGCGCACCACCAGGGTGGCGGTCTTCTCCTTGAGCCGGTACTCCTTCCCCTCCGGGCTCACGAAGTCAATCTGGCGGCGGACCGCGTCCATCAGGTTCTTCTGCCCCCGGATCACGTTGTCCCAGGTGGGGGAGAGGGCGTCCTCGAAGTCGGCCATGAAGACCTTGGCCCCGGAGTTCAGGGCGTTGACGATCATCTTCCGCTCCACCGGCCCCGTGATCTCCACCCGGCGGTCCAAAAGGTCCTGGGGGGCCTCGGCCACCTGCCAGTTCCCGCCCCGGAGGAAGGCGGTCTCCTCCAGGAAGCCGGGCTTCTCCCCCTTCTGGTAGGCCCGCCAAAGCCTCTGCCGCCGCTCCAGGAGGGCCTGGCGCACGGGCTCAAACTCCCGGTGGAGGGCCACCAAAAAGGCCTGGGCCTGGGGGGTGAGGACCTCGGAGAGGAGCGGGTGGTCCTTGAGGATCTCCATCCCTTTCATCGTGGCCTGAGCCTACCCCCTGGGGGCGCGTTCTGTCAATAACCGAAACCTTTTTTCGTCTATTGAAAAACTCCGGGCCCCGTGGTACCCTACCCCCATGCCGAGGCCGAGGTCCAAGGGGGCCACAGGGGTGCGGACGCTGGAGCGGGGCCTGGGGGTGCTGCGGCTTCTGGCCGAGGGGGAGCGGACCCTCTCCGAGCTTTCAAAGGAGGCGGGGCTTTCCAAGAGCACCCTCTACCGCCTCCTCACCACCCTGGTGCGGGCGGGCTTTGCGGAGGAGAGGGGGGGGCGGTACCGGGTGGGGCCGGTGGCCTTCGCTGTGGGCCAGGCCTACCGGACGCGGAGCCTCTCCGAGGCGGCCCGGCCCTGGATGCTCTGGCTGAGGGACGAGACAGGGGAGAGCGTGAACCTGGCGGTCAGGAGCGGCCTCGAGGCCCTCTACGTGGACCAGGTG is a window from the Thermus filiformis genome containing:
- the glcF gene encoding glycolate oxidase subunit GlcF, which encodes MQHRIPVETLGKEGEAMAHAIEACVHCGFCLPACPTYQVLEEEMDSPRGRIYLMKTVLEGELPLEEALPYLDRCLACQACVTACPSGVPYGELIATFRLHTETKRHRSPFEEVYRLGLLRTLPYPQRFRPLAELGTRLKPLLGPLPLPKALKAPLDLLPERLPQEEALARVYPAKGERRARVGLLLGCAQRVLRPSINRATIRVLQENGVEVVLPEGQGCCGALNLHAGDKEGARALARNTLRAFREVDAVVSNAAGCGSGMKEYPLLFLGEAEEEEARAFAAKVKDLSVLLDELGFLPPPPPPRPLRVAYHDACHLLHAQKVKDPPRRLLRAAGVEVLEPKEAELCCGSAGTYNLFQPEIAEVLGRRKAENLEATGADLVVTGNIGCQTQIRRYLDGVPVLHLAELLELLYEGKSPEEGAEA
- the aceB gene encoding malate synthase A translates to MKGMEILKDHPLLSEVLTPQAQAFLVALHREFEPVRQALLERRQRLWRAYQKGEKPGFLEETAFLRGGNWQVAEAPQDLLDRRVEITGPVERKMIVNALNSGAKVFMADFEDALSPTWDNVIRGQKNLMDAVRRQIDFVSPEGKEYRLKEKTATLVVRPRGWHLSEKHVRVDGEPISGSLFDFGLYFFHNAHELLRRGSGPYFYLPKLESHLEARLWNQVFNFAQDYLGLPRGTIRATVLIETILAAFEMEEILYELKEHAAGLNAGRWDYIFSCIKKFAHQAPIFPDRAQVTMTVPFMKAYTELLVKSCHIHEAHAIGGMAAFIPSRKDPEVNERAFQQVRADKEREASQGYDGTWVAHPDLVPVAMEVFDRYLGDRPHQKHVKREDVQVRAEDLLDFRVPGGKITEAGLRNNISVALQYLNQWLLGNGAAAIFNLMEDAATAEISRAQLWQWVHRKATLEDGRTITPELYQKVKEEELAKLGGREVGRYREAEEILDRLVLSEEFPEFLTLIAYEYID
- a CDS encoding FAD-linked oxidase C-terminal domain-containing protein, with amino-acid sequence MDPLKALRAIYPPSRLLTREAELVPYESDALTAYRARPLAVVLPETEEEVVRTVRLCRELGLPFVARGSGTSLSGGSLPVEGGVVIALNRMNRILRLDPVRRIAVVEPGVVNLEVSKAAFPYGLYYAPDPSSQPVSTIGGNLAFNSGGAHCLRYGMTANHVLGAKVVLATGEVVHLGGEGLEGVGPDLLGLFVGSEGLLGIALQVTLRLLPRPERYHTLLAAYETLEGAGEAVSRVIGAGLLPGAMEIMDRLAIEAAEAAVGAGYPQAEALLIVELEGEAPEVEAEARLLEEVIAQSGAYEVRVARTEEERQRIWKGRKAAFSAVGRLSPDYLVQDGVVPRSRLGEALREIQRLSQAYGLRVANVFHAGDGNLHPLVLYDGKKPGELERAEALAGEILRLCIRLGGSVTGEHGVGMEKRAYLAEMFSPQDLEAMERVRLEVDPGRLANRGKVFPGG
- a CDS encoding FAD-binding protein is translated as MRPRSVEEVQEAVRQAGRLRVQAGGTKPALSAPREGEEVLDLSGLRGVLEYAPEEFVFTALAGTPVAEVEALLRAHGQHLPFHPPLAHEGATLGGTVAAGLSGPLRHRFGGVRDFILGVRFVDGEGRLVRAGGKVVKNAAGFGFHRLMVGSLGAFGVMVELSFKVFPYPRSTATLRLALGRLEEALERMERLLALDLMALDLEPPATLWVRLGGLPESLPLRVERLQALLGGGEVVEEDEAYWEEARRLAYGPLLVKIPAKLPEIPRLEALLAGPRRYIAGGEAVYAGLEPEERERLKALGVPHLVLKGEVPDPLFPPPQDPFFLKVKRALDPRGRFPLS